The following proteins are encoded in a genomic region of Sphingopyxis sp. YF1:
- a CDS encoding D-amino acid dehydrogenase, producing the protein MKVAVLGSGVIGVASAWYLAEEGHEVTVIDRQPGPALETSFANAGEISPGYASPWAAPGIPQKAIRWLMMRHAPLILQPKVDGEMLGWLFAMLRNCTGTRYAINKARMVRLAEYSRDRLMALRAETGIAYDERMQGTLQLFRTQKQLDGIAKDIDVLRAGGVPFEVLDRAGCVAVEPGLAAAQDKIVGGLRLPGDETGDCFKFTAALATMATGRGAVFRYGENIRSLAVEGGRIAGIETDRGRITADRYILALGSHSAAMVRPLGLRLPVYPVKGYSITAPIVDAARAPESTLMDESYKIAITRLGDRIRVGGMAEISGYNNALPERRRATLVHSLTDLFPGAGDVGAASYWSGLRPMTPDGTPVIGATPYENLYLNTGHGTLGWTMACGSGRLIADLVSGRPTDIEAADLSIARYGAR; encoded by the coding sequence ATGAAGGTCGCGGTTCTCGGCAGCGGCGTCATCGGCGTCGCCTCGGCCTGGTATCTCGCCGAGGAGGGGCACGAGGTGACCGTGATCGACCGCCAGCCCGGCCCGGCGCTCGAAACCAGCTTCGCCAACGCCGGCGAGATATCGCCCGGCTATGCCTCGCCATGGGCCGCGCCGGGCATCCCGCAAAAGGCGATCCGCTGGCTGATGATGCGGCACGCGCCGCTGATTCTCCAGCCGAAGGTCGATGGCGAAATGCTCGGCTGGCTGTTCGCGATGCTGCGCAACTGCACCGGGACGCGTTATGCGATCAACAAGGCGCGGATGGTACGCCTCGCCGAATATAGCCGCGACCGGCTCATGGCGCTGCGCGCCGAAACCGGTATCGCCTATGACGAGCGGATGCAGGGCACGCTGCAATTGTTCCGGACGCAGAAACAGCTCGACGGCATCGCCAAGGATATCGACGTGCTCCGCGCCGGCGGCGTTCCGTTCGAAGTGCTCGACCGCGCCGGATGCGTTGCGGTCGAACCCGGCCTCGCGGCGGCGCAGGACAAAATCGTCGGCGGCCTCCGCCTGCCCGGCGACGAGACCGGCGATTGCTTCAAATTCACCGCGGCGCTCGCCACGATGGCCACCGGGCGCGGCGCCGTCTTCCGCTATGGCGAGAATATCCGTTCGCTGGCGGTCGAAGGCGGCCGTATTGCCGGGATCGAAACCGATCGCGGGCGGATCACCGCCGACCGCTACATTCTCGCGCTCGGCAGCCATTCGGCGGCCATGGTGCGGCCTCTGGGGCTTCGGCTGCCGGTCTATCCGGTCAAGGGCTATTCGATCACCGCCCCGATCGTCGACGCCGCGCGGGCGCCCGAATCGACCCTGATGGACGAAAGCTACAAGATCGCGATCACGCGCCTTGGCGACCGGATTCGCGTCGGCGGGATGGCCGAGATTTCGGGTTACAACAATGCGCTGCCCGAACGCCGCCGCGCGACGCTTGTCCATTCGCTGACCGACCTGTTCCCCGGCGCGGGCGATGTCGGCGCCGCCAGCTATTGGTCGGGCCTGCGCCCGATGACCCCCGACGGGACGCCGGTGATCGGCGCGACGCCGTACGAGAATCTCTATCTCAACACCGGACACGGAACGCTGGGCTGGACGATGGCGTGCGGGTCGGGCCGGCTGATCGCCGATCTCGTCAGCGGCAGGCCAACCGATATCGAGGCTGCCGATCTGTCGATCGCGCGCTATGGCGCGCGCTGA
- the alr gene encoding alanine racemase — protein MDIRGISGGRLRIDLDAIIRNHRLVAERVAPAAVGAVVKADAYGLGAIAVVEALRDAGCRLFFVAHLGEALDLRGVLPVDARLVVLNGLPPGAEALCAGADVTPVLNSPEQAQRWADAAQAAGRRLPAILQVDSGMGRLGVAAADLAPLAADTKFRSMIELVMVMSHLACADTPDHPANAAQLACFETAAALFPGVPRALANSGGAFLPAGFHTDIVRAGIALYGGAPNRSAPNPMWPVVALDARVIQIRTIAAGGGVGYGLSHRCERDSRIATIGAGYADGLPRSLGNRGAAWFGGVRLPIVGRVSMDSITIDVTALPAGAIGPGDWVELIGPHQPVDALADDAGTISYEMLTGLGARYDRTYLPASTRDRAVAA, from the coding sequence ATGGATATTCGGGGCATCAGCGGCGGACGGCTTCGTATCGACCTGGACGCGATCATCCGGAACCACCGGCTGGTCGCAGAGCGGGTTGCGCCTGCCGCGGTCGGCGCGGTGGTCAAGGCCGATGCCTATGGTCTCGGCGCGATCGCGGTGGTCGAGGCGCTGCGCGACGCCGGGTGCCGCCTCTTCTTCGTCGCGCATCTCGGCGAGGCGCTGGACCTGCGCGGGGTGCTGCCTGTCGATGCGCGGCTCGTCGTGCTCAACGGCCTGCCCCCCGGTGCCGAAGCCCTGTGCGCCGGCGCGGACGTCACGCCGGTCCTCAATTCTCCCGAACAGGCACAGCGGTGGGCCGACGCCGCGCAAGCCGCCGGCCGGCGGCTGCCCGCGATCCTCCAGGTCGACAGCGGGATGGGGCGGCTCGGGGTCGCGGCCGCGGACCTTGCGCCGCTGGCCGCGGACACGAAGTTTCGTTCGATGATCGAGCTTGTCATGGTGATGAGCCATCTCGCCTGCGCCGACACGCCCGATCACCCCGCCAATGCCGCGCAGCTGGCCTGTTTCGAAACGGCGGCCGCGCTGTTCCCCGGCGTTCCGCGCGCGCTCGCCAATTCGGGCGGCGCCTTCCTGCCCGCCGGATTTCACACCGACATCGTCCGGGCCGGTATCGCGCTCTACGGCGGCGCCCCGAACCGGAGCGCCCCCAATCCGATGTGGCCGGTGGTCGCGCTCGACGCCCGCGTCATCCAGATCCGGACGATCGCCGCCGGCGGCGGCGTCGGCTATGGTCTCAGCCATCGTTGCGAACGCGACAGCCGCATCGCGACGATCGGTGCGGGCTATGCAGACGGGCTTCCGCGGTCGCTCGGCAATCGCGGTGCGGCCTGGTTCGGCGGCGTACGGCTGCCGATCGTCGGTCGCGTTTCGATGGACAGCATTACGATCGACGTCACCGCGCTGCCCGCGGGCGCCATCGGGCCGGGCGACTGGGTGGAGCTCATCGGTCCGCACCAGCCGGTCGACGCGCTCGCCGACGACGCGGGCACGATCTCCTACGAGATGCTGACCGGGCTCGGCGCGCGCTACGATCGCACCTACCTCCCGGCATCGACGCGCGACCGGGCGGTGGCGGCATGA
- a CDS encoding Lrp/AsnC family transcriptional regulator — protein sequence MDSIDRNIVRLLRLNARMPNSQLAAEVGLSPSACLRRVGNLEARGVIRGYTAIVAAPEEGSVIAIVRISLERQTEAYLNRFEAAVRQYPEIEECYLMTGDADYLLRASATSAAAYEAIHKNILSRLPGVARIHSSLAMRSVLSHIPGRGRRGGT from the coding sequence ATGGATTCGATCGACCGGAACATCGTCAGGCTCCTGCGCCTCAACGCCCGGATGCCGAACAGCCAACTTGCGGCCGAGGTCGGGCTTTCGCCTTCGGCCTGCCTGCGGCGGGTCGGCAACCTCGAGGCGCGCGGCGTGATCCGCGGCTATACCGCCATCGTCGCTGCGCCTGAGGAAGGCAGCGTAATCGCGATCGTGCGGATCAGTCTCGAACGCCAGACCGAGGCCTATCTCAACCGGTTCGAGGCCGCGGTGCGACAATATCCCGAGATCGAGGAATGCTATCTGATGACCGGCGACGCCGATTATCTGCTCCGGGCCTCGGCGACGAGCGCCGCGGCCTATGAGGCGATTCACAAGAATATCCTGTCGCGGCTGCCCGGCGTGGCCCGCATCCATTCGAGCCTCGCGATGCGGAGCGTGCTCAGCCACATCCCCGGGCGCGGGCGGCGCGGTGGCACCTAG
- a CDS encoding AraC family transcriptional regulator, protein MASKHVVIVSREMTSFVGGGRCDATRVPPDALLLGFGGVQEPVVSTLTPHEFGAGAEEHLLVFAVTRAACVRLFGELPDPAARWYLPSDLRALGQSIVAPDSEPAAADMLRLARSIELLCQFFAALRAGRMVPVDAQPSLSESDVARVAAARRIVDERWHEKLTIDDIARSCGLNRDKLTRGFRELYSCTVAEALSERRLRQARELLAASDLPVASIGYRCGYLNNASFTRAFSRRFGMAPTAMRRVGIAA, encoded by the coding sequence ATGGCGTCCAAGCATGTGGTGATCGTCTCGCGCGAGATGACGAGCTTCGTCGGCGGCGGACGCTGCGACGCGACGCGCGTGCCGCCCGACGCGCTTCTGCTCGGTTTCGGCGGGGTCCAGGAACCGGTCGTGAGCACGCTGACGCCGCATGAATTCGGCGCCGGCGCCGAAGAGCATCTGCTGGTGTTCGCGGTGACGCGCGCGGCATGCGTCCGCCTGTTCGGCGAGCTGCCCGACCCCGCGGCGCGCTGGTATCTTCCGTCCGACCTGCGCGCGCTCGGCCAGTCGATCGTCGCACCCGACAGCGAACCCGCCGCCGCCGACATGCTGCGCCTCGCGCGCTCGATCGAACTGCTCTGCCAATTTTTCGCGGCGCTGCGCGCGGGGCGCATGGTCCCCGTCGATGCGCAGCCCAGCCTGAGCGAAAGCGACGTCGCGCGCGTCGCCGCGGCGCGCCGCATCGTCGACGAACGCTGGCACGAAAAACTGACGATCGACGACATCGCGCGCAGTTGCGGCCTCAATCGCGACAAGCTGACGCGCGGTTTTCGCGAGCTGTACAGCTGCACCGTCGCCGAGGCGCTGAGCGAGCGGCGGCTGCGGCAGGCGCGCGAACTGCTTGCCGCGAGCGATCTTCCCGTCGCCAGCATTGGCTATCGCTGCGGCTACCTCAACAACGCCAGCTTCACGCGCGCCTTCTCGCGCCGTTTCGGCATGGCGCCGACCGCGATGCGCCGCGTCGGTATCGCGGCGTGA